From Syngnathus typhle isolate RoL2023-S1 ecotype Sweden linkage group LG5, RoL_Styp_1.0, whole genome shotgun sequence:
CCAAGAATCACAATAAATCGCAACTCATTGAAAATCACCCACCAACATCTAcaaaaattaattacatttatAGTGTCTTCAGTAAAACATATTGTTATGTTCGGAAAAAGCCCTGAAGCAAATCCTACACTAAGCCAGGCGCTTACACTTAAATGCTTTGCCACTaataaattcttacttttgttAAGAAACACATATTGGTTTATAAAGCATTTCTAATCAAACATAACACGGTCTTGTTACAGCAAACTTGCTAGCACTAATTGCCTCtcaattgcatgttttgcaaaacaCATACATATCAAGTTACTTGGCCTGAGCTCAATACAAATTTGCAACCCTTGTCCCAGTACTTTTGTACAAAGCTATGCATCCACTCTTTTTAATTTCGTCAAAGCAAAGGAGCGACCCGGCAAAAAGTTCTTTACGGTAAAAGTACTTTTAACAAGATGCACTTAAACTTTTTTTCAATCGGTACGCCCATAAGAATTTCGGGACCAAACCCAGAACACGAGTAAGTCCTGACATGGCGACGCAAGCCCGAGGCCACTTTGACGGCGATTTCAGTCAACAGAAGAGGACAAAGTAGCAACGCTGTGAACttgataaaaaatattttcttaattCCTATTCCATGAAAGCAATATTCATCAGGATACCACGTTTAGACTCGTGACTATATTAATGCAAAAAAGCCTTCTTCCTTTGACACACGTCAAACCACTAAAAAATCTTAAAGGATAAAAAAAGGTAGAATTATGTTTGTGTATACCAGCCCATAGATGAATACAAATATagtcaaatgtgaaaaaaattgTTCTTCGGACCAAAGTAGCACTTGCACATAAAAAGTGGCACCAGAATGAGAAATTAAGCtcaaattttaatttaaaaacaacttAATGCCTCACCTTAATTAAATGCCAACCCGCCCcctcatagaaaaaaaaaatatttttttttattggctgcAAAATACATataatgtatttaaaataaCGGACATCAGCAAGGTCTTACTTGACTTAGCAAAGCACTCATATTTAAACACCTCGCCTCAAATAGATGCCATATTTTTTTGCctctggaaaaaaacatttatgttgtttcatAAAAAGATAAACGTTTAATAAAACATATTGCAAATAACATAAAGCAAGTATGAACTCCACGCAGCCAAAGCACTCAAACTAAAATGCCTCACCCAAACATCTAcggtatgtttaaaaaaataaataaataaataaacagattgcTCACTTTTAAAAGCCtcaattcaaaaaaaaattgtcaacagTGATTGATAAAACGAAAGTCAAACGATTCTACAGTggtccctcgctacttcgcgtttcgtttatcgcggctgtactacatcgcagattttttttccaaattaaaaaacaatctcaaagtcaaaataaaacttataaattgaggaaacatgtgtctaacctttaggacaatgtagtattgctccaaatattcgtttacattcctttagaagtcccaTTTTGcgcgttagcacgatcgcgaattagcatctttcctctaactcgttagcctgcccagtacttcttgttggtgactgtacttcgcggatttcacttatcgcgggtgatttttggaaccaattatccgcgatgaacgagggattactgtacattgCGGCACAGTCTGATAGCATTGGGGCAAATGCTGACGCAAATTTTCCTCCGGCTGTCTAGCAGCACGATGTTTTTGATAGCAACCTACATTCATTTTCCGCCAATTAATGTGACAAGTTGCCAAAGTTCTTTTGGAccaaattatgcaaatgattTGTGGTCATGCGGGAATGTGCCACAACCAGAACCATCATCATCGTCTTCATATTCTGTATGAAACAAGAGTGTAACATAGCAGAAGTAGTGAGATTTATAATTTATACAGTaaattattgtttattttatatgtGAACGGGAAGTAtcttttgtattaaaaaaatagatcaaGGAAAAAAAGTGAAGTAGCTGCTTGGTTTTATTTAATGTGTCCTGTTTGCCAAAATAAAATCTGCATGTTTCCTAATGAtcgttttctttgtcttttcggGGGCTTTCTTTTCCACGTGGGAAAACCTCAAATATATTTTGCAGCAAATACAGCATGGCGTGTTTTGTTGTGATGCTAAAATACTAATCAGATATAGCAAATGGCTCACTGATACACGTGTAGGATAAACTAGATCAATATTTGTCATAAACTACATACTAAGTTGCTTTACCAATGTAAGCCACAGCtcggcaaaacaaaacaaaaaaagccatCTGATTTGGATTAATCCAGAATTCTGTCTCTAAAAAAGGCTTCCTCTTAACTTTGGATTTGTATTATACTCTGGTGCCCTCTTTTGGAACTCGGGTGCAcatagtttttatttgtttatatagatattttatatatatattttaatataatatatatatctataattGACTTGACCTGTTATGGACGTATATGCTCTTGCCACATCAGTCATCTTTGGCTTGTCCAAGTCAGGTGATACTGAGCAGTGAGCACCAATAAATTTGGCACGGACGCAAATATGcgaaaggttgttgttttttcttcttctatttttcatttattattagcGTTATTATGTATTAGGTCTTTTAGTCTGTGCTTGTCGGCTCTCTGGTCACAATTTTCGACCCAGTAGATGGCGGCAATGCCCCATATATCAGGTGGTAAACTGCTCAAAAacaggaagaaaaagaagacaatATGCCAAATTTGAAATGAAAGGAATGAAATGTTTACTACTTGAGGTGAGTTCTTCCGGTTTTTACCCATGGGATTTGAAAAACGGGCTTGGTGAGTCGTGATTTAGGATTTGTCAAGAGCTACTCGTTTCTTTTAAATCGGTCAGGTTGCATTgggttggaatttttttttctcaaatttgtgACTGCACTTCTACGTGTTGATTATTCCGTACCAATTGCTATTGGATATTGAATCACTGAATTGTAGTCAATTGATCAAATGTAATGCTGCTAGATAGTGTAACACTTTAACATAGCTCATTATCGTCATGCATTGTATAATATTGATGATGAATATGAACTCTCAGCAGAAAGGTGTACGATtagtgttatttagtttatttagTTTTGAACAGGCCACGCATGTTGATGGTAAACTTCCAGCACTGGTCGATGGAATGACTCGGCCCTGGAGTTGCAGCCAACCTTGTAACTTAATTATTATAATGATTTAATATAATTAATTTTACTTAAGTAAAAAGCAGTGTTGGTGTTTGTGCctattttattaatattttttttctgtttgacttTGCCAGTCTatctttttcacatttttttcccgCAATCATTTAAACGTCGCTATTGTGCTGGAGTGAACATGTGTTTAGCATttgtgaccactagagggcagtcaGGGATTAGGTAGAATCCCAAACAGCTGATCTTGCTTATTTGACTTcaacaggaagtgacccaaacgtaaccggaagtgccccaaattgaACCAGAGGTGCCCTTaattgaaccggaagtgccccaatcatcaaaatatcaaatgtcagatttgacaggtgagtagcgccctctgctgtccgtTCGCCAGACCcaggtaatgcacctaaaaccatttgtttgatataaaagaaccagtgaagtgatcaAAATATCACATTTTCACCTTTAACATTCCCCCAAATCTTTACATAATTACATTTTTCCCGTCAAACTTCTAATTGTTTTtgacagattcaacccattccaactttaaactgttcatcttattcctacctattccaaaacgtCCAGTTTCGATTTTTAAATTTAACCCTAATATAACCATATTCATATCTACATTTTTTCTTACCAATCCATTCCAACTTAACCTGTTCATCTTCAACATTTTCAACTTATTCCCAGTTGTTTCATGTCATCCACTGTCATTTGACATCATTCTGAAGCATTCTCGAAGTATTCAATCAGCTTCTTCGCTTTCACattcaatttctccagaaattacaaattccagttctttattattttttaagatgATGGGTGTTGTCACGGCAACGTTGCCCTACATTTCCAAGTATATTTATATCTGTCTTTGTGACGTACAGACGTATTGACGCACACCAAGCAAGAGATGTTTTGTTCCTTTTTTGCAAAGAATAGATTCACACCTCTgcagccccccccctcctcccctccatCCATCCTGTTTCCATTGgcaaccgggggggggggggcttgcagTAATTCACGGATGGGACGCTCGGTGTTGATAGGTTGCTGCAGCGTGACCTCATCAATTTGCTATATAGCCGATAGcagtctatttatttatttatttatttatttatttatttatttatttatttatttatttatttatttatttatttatttatttatttatttatttatttatttatttatttattaattagacaatccaggtccagaaaatGGAAACCTTGGCATAatttggctttagccacaggCGCTTCTAACCAACCGGCAGGTAAATGACATTTACCTGCTGGCTTGGTTGGCTACCACATATTAGTGGATGTTGGAACATGTTAGCATATAAGCATGTATGTAAGTACTTTTTCACTAGACACATTTCATGTTAGCATATGTTAGCACATGGTACTGTATTAGTTCATATTAGAATATTTTAGTATAGTTCTGAGAATATTTATTTGAGTGCAAGTTCACTTATTAGGATATGGAAGCATAATATGTTCCAGTGCATGTTGATGAATTTTAGCACATTAGCATCATGCTGCCATTTCATGTATGTGCATTTAACCAAACAATATGTGAGCACATATCTTGCTAATGAATAAAATGTCATGGTTAGCATGTATGGTCTAgccaccaataaaaaaaaaaaaagagttgagaGTTGTGTTATGGTGTTTCATGTTTTATTTGGGTTTCTTTTGGGGGCAAAAAAACCACCACATTCCACAGATAGTTAAATGCTAACAGCCAATAAGACAGCAAGTCACGTCCCCTCAGAAACAGGAATACACTGAAAACTTCCACACTGTCTTAAtgtgtggatgtttttttttgtatgatgaCAAGTATCAAGAAAATGATAAGGCAGTAAATTAACTATTTATTACTAATTCATCACATTGTATGTGTGGGACAATCATGGCGGTCACTTGTTTTAGTTGTGCGCTGCAGCGAGTTGTAAAGTGCAAAATGGGAACCATGTGTTGGAGATGACATTACCTCTGCCAAGGAGATTGTTTACTTATTTACATCTAGCACACGTGTGAACATGGTGGCATGTGTTGTAGATATGTCAGTTAATATTAGCATATGGGAACATGTGCGAATGTTAGCACAAGTTAGCATTGTATTAGCATGCCTGTTTGGGGCATTTGTTGTACATGTaagttaatgttacattttAGTGCATGTTAGCACATGCTAGCACATTTAGCCCTCTTGTTAGCATGTGTGAGCTTAGTCACGTGTTCTCAATGTGACCGTTAGTAATTTTAGCAGTGGTTATTACATGTTAGCATTGAATTGGCATATGTCAACTTCACGGTACGTGTTGTCCGTGTAAATACATACGAGTTTACAGGACATGTTAGCAATTAGCCTGTTAGCCAATTGGAATCAGGTTGTTTCAAAGATGTGCTTGTGATTTATTGCCACATTTATGGGTGTCCCAACCCTATTGTATTGCCAAAATATTCATTTGATGCTTTATTTTTAAGATGAGTGGTTGGAACGCTGCTGAACGCTCTCTTTGTTTATTGCTCGTTCGCAATACATTctgacgcgcacacacacatacacacacaagcacactggCTCACAGTTTAGCATTAATACACAGTTGGTGTGATAATGATGTAAACGCTGACGGGTATACAAACACATGGTCGCTGAAGTCCATGCATAACATGCATAGATGAGGTTATTCCCGTTTGCTGCTGTTTGTCCATCAATGGCGCCCCCTGCAGCCTTGGGAGGCACAGCAGTACAGTGAACCCATGTTCGATTGCACACTATTAAGCAGTcatattttgtattgttttttttttacagcacacAGCCAAATCTCAATTTGTCGAAGTGTAAGAGCCTCGGTTGCTTTCGATGTTGTCATTCTTTTGAATTTGGGTGCGTGTGTGAGGTAGCATTTGTGTTCAAAGTTTATTTTCAATTACCAAGAACTCAATGCTAATGACTTTAGCCTGTCTATGACGTTTCCTATgacatgttagcattaagctgaGACTGAGATTTGCTTCAAGTCTTTTCTCTATTGTGTGATTTTCACCTTTTGTGGGTGGGTCAGTGATATATCCCTGCGATAAACGGGGGTTCACTGTACTGTATTACACTCGCACGCATACGCACAAAAGACGTCACACGATGACCAGGCGTTGGAGCCATATGTGGTCCATGTGTCTTTGAAGCCCCTACGTCCGTAGAGTTTTTGTTGTCCGTTAAGTCTTGCAAACGATTGACTATTTCATGCCGCTGCGCAGCACCTGATTGGCGGCGATCAGCATGACGCTGATGATGAAGGCGATGCCGAAGGCGCAGATCAGGCTCTTGCGCACGCAGGTCTGCTTGACCTGCTGCGTGGGGCTGGAACCTCCGCACCGGAAACAGCACAAAGGACAATGATTAAAGCCCATACAGTTCATCTTAACACCAAATTGGATTTGAGAAGCGGGTCAAAGCGTTGCTTACTGTCGATGTCCACCTGGCAGTCCTCGGGGTTCACCATGTGGTTCTCCTCGGTCATGATGATGTTCTCGATGTCTTTCATGGACAGGTGGTCGCAGAAGGTGTCGTACAGCAGACGCTTCAGCTCCTCTACCGTAAGCTTCTGCATGTCACACTGACGCACCCCAAACAAGTCACAATCTTACTTATAAAATGAGTTAACCCTAGGCTAAATGCTACAATGCTAAAAATAGCGCTGATATAAAGGTtggatttttttattgaaactTTCATTTACTAAAGAAAAATCCTTTTCCAGTCAAAGAGTTGCATGTGTATGAATTCAAAAGGTTTTCTGATTTTTAAAATGAGTTTACCTTCCAGAAAACCGAGTCAAAGTCAGTTCCGTTGAACTTGTCGGGCATGGCGGCCGCCGTCAACTTGGGGCCGAGCAGCGTGACAAACTCCTCAAAGTCCACCTGGCCGTCGCCTGACCAACAAACATAACCAAACTTACAAAACGTTGAGcgttggtgggggggggggggggggggggtaactaaaaatgaaaaatacaaatgtttatttacaaaatatttacacacaaaaaaagaaaacattttaatagTTTTTAGTGTGCCTTACATGAGGAAGACTCATTATAGTCAAAATGTCAAAGATGTGTTTATTTGGCGCACCTTCTTTTGTTGTTtatgtaaaacaaacaaaaactattaaaaaaaaacaacaacatgcatgttagatcaataaataaaaaatggagtGGACGGTGGTGCGCCGTGGATGAATGCGGCCACGACACGATGAGGGGTTTTTGGACTGTGAGTGCCGGGGGCCCCGGGACTTGCAGGTCCATGCACCCCCCTCACTCCTTCCGGAGAGGGTTTCAATACCCTAAACCCTTGAGGGGAAATAAAGGTAACATATTTAGATTAAATTTTTATTAAATTTCTTAAAAAAAGGACtatttaaaatgtttgttttctagAATACAgtttccaagaaaaaaaaaaaaatgtatttaatagaTAATGATGCTGTTTGTACACGTGTTTGTGTGCTTGCATCACCATCCATGTCCAGTCGCTGTATGATGACCTCGAGCTCGACCTCGTTGGGCATGTATCCAAGGGAGCGCATGGCCATGCCCAGCTCCTGCTTGGAGATGAAGCCGTTGCCGTCGCGGTCGAACACTTTGAACGCCTCGCGGATctctgcacgcacacacatgcagactgAATTAGGGATAGAGTGTTAACCTGAACCTTTCAACTGAACCTTAGATTGAAGTTCTAATGGAAACTCTAAGCCTTCTTTGAAACCTTCAACCTGACTTTGGAACCAGAGCATAATACTAAACAAGCTGTTCCACACAATGCTGCCAGGCAATAAGTGACCTCACAAACATGGAAATTGACTCATGATTGTGACCCATAAATtttgcctagcaacaagcaCTCACACAAATCCCCAACATGGCAACAATTGATCACTGAAATGCAAATTAGTGGCCCATGAAAtccgcctagcaacaagtgctTGTAAAACAATGTCCAATGACATCTTTCTAGTAACATGGGGCCACTATAATTCAAATTATTGTCCCAAGCAGCACAGAGGCAAATATACGGTGCCCTGCAAATTCTGCCTGGCAACAAGTGGATGTGCAAATGTATCGTAGCCAACATTTATGTCACATGGTAAATTCTATCTGAAAAAGGTGCAGTATTTTACAACCATATGtaacaaatcagatgagtaaaaactgatcaaatattaagaaaaaaagaaatcaaaagtaaagataatttgcaattctagtaatgacacacgaatttgatgcacaatttgtcttcgcgggccacggcgggccgtatctggcccccgggccttgagtttgacacctgtgggttAGGGTCTCTTCAGGGTTTGTGAAAGCAGCGAATGTTAAGGATCTTTAGCGTCGCCCATGGTTCGTTCAAGGTCGGCCAGATGTTATCCAACACTTTGATTGTTTTGTCAAATTTGTTTTGCGAATTGGAACATAGGCACATTTTTGCAAACTTCTGGCGAATAATCAACTGTTTAGCTCAGTGCTGCCCCGCGTGTGGCACAAAGTGCTACTACACAGAAGTCATTTGGACTTATCTGCAAAACTGTAAAAAGTTTTACAAATATGACATAGAAATCCCGTAGAATTAATCTCAAAAATTGTCTCACCTTCCACCTCGTCCTCGGGCAGGTTGACCGGGGGGCGGTAGGAGAGGATGTCCGGGATGGTGCACACGCCCCGGTACATGAGCGTGGACGTGACCGGGTGCATCGGCATGGCTGCGACCCTCTTCCCGGAGATTCCAGGGGCGGCGGGATCTAGCTAGGGG
This genomic window contains:
- the LOC133154512 gene encoding calcium-binding protein 7-like, with product MPMHPVTSTLMYRGVCTIPDILSYRPPVNLPEDEVEEIREAFKVFDRDGNGFISKQELGMAMRSLGYMPNEVELEVIIQRLDMDGDGQVDFEEFVTLLGPKLTAAAMPDKFNGTDFDSVFWKCDMQKLTVEELKRLLYDTFCDHLSMKDIENIIMTEENHMVNPEDCQVDIDSSSPTQQVKQTCVRKSLICAFGIAFIISVMLIAANQVLRSGMK